The Vulcanimicrobium alpinum sequence CACGATCACCGACGCCGGCGTCGACATCATCCACTCGACGGACTCCAACATCACGATCTCGATACTCGTCCCGGCCGATCAGGCCGTGCAGGCGGAACAGGCGCTGCACGACGCGTTCGGCTTGGGCCAAGGAGCGGTGGCACGATGAGAACGCTCGGCCGAATCCTCACGGCGATGATCACGCCGTACGACGCCAACGGTGAGGTCGATCTCGCCGAAGCCGGACGGATTGCGCAGTTCCTCGTCGCGCGCGGGAACGACGGCGTCGTCGCCGCCGGTTCGACCGGCGAAGGCAATATGCTCGACGACGACGAGAAGCTCGCGCTCTTCGGCGCCGTCAAAGCGGCGCTCGGGACGACGGGGACGGTGATCGCCGGCACCACCGGGATCAGCACGCGCCAATCGATCGCGCTGACCAAGCGCGCCGAACGGACCGGGATCGACGCGATCCTCGCGACCGTTCCCGCCTATGTCAAGCCGACGCAGGAGGGGATGCTCGCGCACTTCGGCGCAATTGCCGAGGCGACGTCGTTGCCGGTCGTGATCTACAACATCCCGGGTCGTACCGCGGCGAACATGCTCCCCGCCACCTTTTCGGAACTCACGCGCCGCCATCCGAACATCGCCGGGATCAAAGAGTCGACCGGCGACGTGAACCAGTTCACCGCGATCCTGCGCGAA is a genomic window containing:
- the dapA gene encoding 4-hydroxy-tetrahydrodipicolinate synthase, which gives rise to MRTLGRILTAMITPYDANGEVDLAEAGRIAQFLVARGNDGVVAAGSTGEGNMLDDDEKLALFGAVKAALGTTGTVIAGTTGISTRQSIALTKRAERTGIDAILATVPAYVKPTQEGMLAHFGAIAEATSLPVVIYNIPGRTAANMLPATFSELTRRHPNIAGIKESTGDVNQFTAILRERTREDVTFWCGDDYMFLPSLAVGGHGLISVAGHLASAELRALADAFDGGDADTAARIHQDLAPLVAGLFAVSNPIPVKWAMSTYGFTVGACRSPLSPMPDALTATLEPLIAPYRPAQRASSLREA